The following are encoded together in the Gouania willdenowi chromosome 14, fGouWil2.1, whole genome shotgun sequence genome:
- the tmem218 gene encoding transmembrane protein 218, with translation MANTVLEVGTGVFIIALVWISALVFGMFLIRASGAAKLGVIPLFLLAVTVTLVLLLFPRSPETTTPFKETQIVDSLFICRYVLLAVASLVFLLASFMLLPFHFLEPVYAKALRTQ, from the exons ATGGCCAACACGGTCCTGGAGGTCGGAACCGGAGTGTTCATCATAGCTTTGGTTTGGATCTCAGCTCTAGTGTTTGGAATGTTCTTGATCAGAGCCTCCGGAGCTGCTAA GTTAGGAGTCATTCCTCTCTTCCTATTGGCTGTCACCGTCACCttggtgctgctgctgtttccTAGGAGCCCAGAGACGACCACGCCTTTTAAAGAGACACAG ATTGTCGACTCCTTGTTCATCTGCCGCTACGTGCTCCTGGCCGTGGCCTCTCTGGTCTTTCTGCTGGCTTCCTTCATGCTGCTTCCTTTTCATTTCCTGGAGCCGGTGTACGCCAAGGCCTTAAGGACGCAGTGA